Proteins encoded together in one Triticum dicoccoides isolate Atlit2015 ecotype Zavitan chromosome 7B, WEW_v2.0, whole genome shotgun sequence window:
- the LOC119340979 gene encoding expansin-like A4 — translation MAALPQLLLTLFPAVTAVVFLLVASAPGARAHVSSSSSATYRCGWCPRRSTASILPPGAGALTGPACGYGGQAAEMAVDGGFHIAAVSAGFFRGGRACGACYQLRCRGRSACAKDGVKVVVVADVAETNMTGGKFLLTKDAFAALATADRAAELADAAVDVDFRRIPCVYKSKNLAVKVEETSSRDRGYLALRFLYQGGQTDIAAVEVAQAVTGSSGTKNEASPSQTTWQYMTRREASPSVWRMSRVPTGPLRLRLVVTAGSGGKWLRADGAVLPAEWQPGAVYDTGLRVTDVAANTCGAASCSATDEDDDAEQLR, via the coding sequence ATGGCCGCCTTGCCGCAGCTGTTGCTGACCCTCTTCCCCGCGGTGACCGCCGTCGTGTTTCTGCTGGTGGCCTCGGCGCCGGGAGCACGCGCTCACGTGTCCTCATCCTCGTCGGCGACGTACCGCTGCGGCTGGTGCCCGCGCAGATCCACCGCGTCCATCCTCCCTCCCGGCGCCGGTGCACTTACCGGCCCCGCCTGCGGGTATGGTGGCCAGGCGGCGGAGATGGCCGTCGACGGGGGGTTCCACATTGCGGCCGTCAGCGCCGGTTTCTTCCGCGGCGGCCGGGCCTGCGGCGCATGCTACCAGCTGAGGTGCAGGGGCCGGAGCGCGTGCGCGAAGGATGGCGTCAAGGTCGTCGTCGTCGCCGACGTGGCAGAGACGAACATGACCGGTGGGAAGTTTCTGCTCACCAAGGACGCCTTCGCCGCCTTGGCGACGGCAGACCGTGCCGCCGAGCTCGCGGACGCGGCCGTCGACGTGGACTTCAGGAGGATTCCCTGCGTGTACAAGAGCAAGAACCTGGCGGTTAAAGTGGAGGAGACGAGCAGCAGGGACCGGGGCTACCTCGCCCTCCGCTTCCTCTACCAGGGCGGCCAGACTGACATCGCCGCCGTCGAGGTCGCGCAGGCGGTCACCGGTTCGAGCGGCACCAAGAACGAGGCCTCGCCGTCGCAGACAACGTGGCAGTACATGACGCGGCGCGAGGCGTCCCCGTCAGTGTGGCGCATGTCGCGCGTGCCGACCGGTCCGCTGCGGCTCCGGCTCGTGGTCACCGCGGGCTCTGGCGGCAAGTGGCTGCGCGCCGACGGGGCGGTGCTCCCCGCGGAGTGGCAGCCCGGCGCGGTCTACGACACCGGCCTGCGCGTCACCGACGTCGCCGCAAACACCTGCGGCGCCGCCTCTTGCTCCGCCACggacgaggacgacgacgccgaGCAGCTCCGATGA